The nucleotide window CTACCTGCCCAAAGACGCCTTCCTGCCGGGCGTGCTGAGCCCCGCGCCGGGCCGCAGCGTGTGCGAGTGGAAGGGCCCGGCGACGTACTGGACACTCTCGGCGGGTGGCCGGGTCGCGGAGGCGGCGGGCTGGAGCTACGAGCGGCCCACGCCGGCCTTCCGCGACCTGGCCGGGCACGTGGCCGTGTACGCGGGCCGCATGGACGAATGCCGGGTGGACGGTGAGGTGGTCACGCCGCAGCCCGGCGGCTTCTACGGCGGGTGGATCACCTCGGATGTGGTGGGGCCGTTCAAGGGTGAGCCGGGCACGCTGGGCTGGTGACGCGCCGGGTGCGGGCTTCCAGGGAAACTGCGCGGCCCTTGCTACCCTGCTCGCATGACTGACGCAGCGGTCCGCTCGAAACTCACGGCCCTGGTGCCGGCGCTCCGGCACTTCCACTCGGCGCTGCTGGACTTCGCGAAGGAGGAATACGAGTTCCTGCACGGCCCGGTGAAGGGCCCGTACGCCCTGTACTCGCTGGTGATGAACGATCCCGCGTTCCAGTGGCTGCGGCCGCTGTCCGGCATCATGGCGACCCTGGACGAGGTGCTGGACGCGAAGGGCACGACCCTGAGCGAGCAGAACGTGACGGACGTGCGGGGCGCGCTGGGCCTGCTGTTCGCGGAGACCGACACGCGCTTCGCAGAGTTCCGCGCCGGGTACGCGCGGGCGCGCGGCGACGCCCGGGTGCGCGAGACCGAGGCGCAGTGGCGCGACGTGCTGTCCGGCAGCCTGGAAGCGTAGATGAAGCTGGTGGTGGGCCTGGGCAACCCCGGCACGCAGTACGTCCACACCCGGCACAACGTGGGCTGGCTGGTCGTGGACGAGGTCGCCCGCCGCGCCGGGGCCACGTGGCGCAAGGAAGGCAAGGACGCCGAGGTCGCGGAGGTGCGCGTGGGCAGCGAGAAGGTGCTGCTGGTCAAGCCGCAGACGTTCATGAACACCTCCGGCCGGGCGGTCGCGCCCTTCGTGTCGTTCTACAAGCTCGAAGGCCGTGACCTGCTGGCCGTCCAGGACGACCTGGACAGTCCCTTCGGCCTGCTGCGCCTGCGGCCCTCGGGGCGGCACGGCGGTCAGAACGGCGTCCGCGACATCATCCGGCTGCTGGGCCACGAGGCCTTTCCGCGCCTGAAGCTCGGCATCTCGCGTCCCCCGACGGGGTGGGACCCGGCGGACTGGGTGCTCAGCCGCTGGCGGCCAGAGGAGGCGGCCACGCTCGCGCAGCTCGTGCGGCTGGGCGCGGACGCCGTGGCGGTGTGGGCGTCGTCGGGCCTGGCCGAGGCGCAGCTTCAGTTCAACGGCACGGACCTGCGGCCCAAGCCGTCCACACCGACGTCCACTCCAGCCGACGGGCTGGATGCCGGGTCAGCAGCGGGCGGGGACAAGCCCGTATCCTGACCGGCATGCCCACAACCGATCTGCGCCTGGACGTCCTGATGCACCTCTCGAACCTGCCGGGGGTGCCCGGTCAGGAGGACGCAGTGCGCGACTTCGTGCTGGGGGAACTGGACGGTCTGGTGGACGAGGTGCGCGTGGACGCCCTGGGGAACGTGATCGCCCGGCGGGCGGCGCGCGAGGCCGCGGCGGGGGAGACCGTCGAGCGCGTGATGGTGAGTGCGCACATGGACGAGATCGGCTTCCTGGTGCGCTACATCGACGAGCAGGGCTATCTGCGCGTGCAGGCGCTGGGCGGCTTCGATCCGCGCAACCTCTTCGCGCGCACCGTGACCGTGCATGCGCGGGGCGGTACGCTGCCCGGCATCCTCACGCCGGGGGGGCGACCGGTGCACGTCTCCACGCCCGAGGAACGCAAGGCGATTCCCGAGGTGCGCGACTTCGTGGTGGACCTCGGCCTGGACGTGGCCGAGGTCCGCCGCCGCGTGCGGGTCGGGGACATGGTCACGCTCGACCAGGCGGCGCGGCAGGTGGGCGCGCTGGTGTGCGGCAAGGCCATGGACGACCGGGCGTCGGTCTTCGTGCTGCTCGAAACCCTGCGCCAGTTCGCGGAGCAGCGGCCCCGCCACGACATCCTCGCCGTGTTCTCGGTGCAGGAGGAGGTGGGGTTGCGCGGCGCGGGCGTCGCGGCGTACGGCGCGCAGCCGACCATCGGGATCGGGCTGGACGTGACGCTGGCGGTGGACACGCCGGGGGCGCGGCCCGACGAGGCAGTCACGCGGGTGGGCGGGGGCATCGGCATCAAGGTGTTCGACTCGAGCATGATCTCGACCCGCTGGCTGGTGGACCACTTCGCGGATCTGGCCGAGGCGCAGGGCATTCCGGCGCAGCTGGAGGTGCTCGCCCAGGGGGGCACGGACGGCGCGGCCATCCAGCGCTCGCGGGCCGGCGTGCCCAGCGTGACCCTCAGCGTGCCCACGCGCTACATCCATACCGTCGTGGAGGCCGTACACGTGGACGACCTGCGCGCGGGTGTGGACCTGCTGTGCGCGTACCTGCGCTGACGCGCGCGGCGCGCTAAAGGTTCACCCAAGGCGCGGGAGCAACGCTGGGCGCGCCGGCGGCGTACTCATGAGCATATGGAACTGCTCACCGGTCTGCTGTCCTCGCTGGGCCTGTCGGGCGCGGCGGGCCTGAACGCGTATATTCCGCTGCTGCTGGTGGGCCTGCTGTCGCGCGCGGGCGTGATGCACCTGTCGGCGCCCTTCGACCTGCTGATGAACCCGTGGGTGCTGCTGGGCGTGGCGGTGCTGGGCGCGCTGGACTTCGTGGGCGACAAGATTCCCGGCGTGGACCACGCGCTGCACGTGGTCGGCGGCGTGGTGAACGCGGCGGCCGGGGCGGTGCTGTTCGCGTCGCACGCGGGCGTGGCGGACGTGCCGCCCTCGCTGGCGCTGGTGCTGGGCGTGATCGTGGCGGGCGGCGTGCACGGAGCGCGCACGGCCGTGCGGCCAGTGGCGACCGCCACGACCGCCGGCCTGGGCAATCCGGTGGTGAGCACCGTCGAGGACGGCACCAGCCTGCTGATGAGCGTGCTGGCCGTGTTCGCCCCGGTGCTCGCCGTGCTGCTGCTGGCGGTGATCGCGGTGGTCGGCTACCGGCTGTGGTCGCGGCTGGGCGGGCGGCGACGGGCGCTGTAGACGGTTCAGGACATCCACGGGGTGGGGAGGAGGCGCTGGACTCCTCCCCACCCCCTTTGTGCTGCCGCCGTGCAGGGCGTCCGGCTCCGACTGGACAGGCGTCGCCGTTGCGCGTGACACTCCGTTCCCTGATGAGTGAACGCTGCAATCTGTACACGAGAATCTAGCCAAATTGCTGTCAGAATTTTGACATCCCGCTCATTCGTCCCTAAGCTCGGAGCATGCAGGGATGCAACCACTGCAAATTGAACGAACTAAAGGAGACGCCATGAAACTCATCACGGCAGTCATCAGGCCCGAACGCGTCCAACAGGTGAAAGAGGCGCTGTTCCAGGCAGGCATCAGCGGCATCACCCTGTCGCGCGTCAGCGGCCACGGCGGCGAGCAGGAAGTCGTCGAGCATTACCGCGGCACCCGCGTGATGGTCGAGTTCCACGACAAGGTCGAGGTCCGCATGGCGGTCTCGGAACCCTTCGTGCAGGCCGCCATCGACGCGATCGTGCGCGGCGCGCGCACCGGCGAGGTCGGCGACGGCAAGATCTTCGTGCAGAACCTCGACCGCGTGGTGCGTATCCGGACCGGCGAGCAGGACAATGCCGCCCTCACCCCCGTCACCGAGACGCGTCTCACGCCCGCGTGAGGGCCGAGAAAGGAGCCGTGACCCTGATGATCCCCCGATTCCCCTCCGGCCGTACCCTCCTCCCCCTGGCCCTGCTGCTCGGCGGCGTGGCCTTCGCCCAGGGCACCGCGCCCAAGATGGACACCGGCGACACCGCGTGGATGATCGTCGCGTCCGCCCTGGTCCTCCTGATGACGCCCGGCCTGGCCTTCTTCTACGGCGGCCTGAGCCGCACGCAGAGCGTCCTGAACACCATGATGATGAGCGTCGTGTCGATCGGGCTGGTCGGCGTCCTGTGGATGCTGGGCGGCTACTCGATCGCCTTCAGCGCTGGCGGCAACGCCTTCTTCGGCGGGCTGGCGAACGCGGGCTTCGCGGGCATGAAGGACCAGCTGAGCGGCACCATTCCGTCGTACGTGTTCGCGGCCTTCCAGGCGATGTTCGCGATCATCGCCCTGGCGCTGATCAGCGGCGCGGTCATCGAGCGCATGCGCTTCGGGGCCTTCGTGCTGTTCGGTGGGCTGTGGAGCCTGCTGATCTACTCGCCGCTGGCCCACTGGGTGTGGAACGCGGACGGCTGGCTGTTCAAGCTGGGCGCCCTGGACTTCGCAGGCGGCACCGTGATTCACATCGCCGCCGGGGTGTCGGGCCTGGTCGCCGCCTCGGTGCTCGGCAGCCGCATCGGCTTCCCCAAGACCGCCCACGTGCCGCACAACGTGCCCTTCGTGCTGCTCGGCGCCGGCCTGCTGTGGTTCGGCTGGATGGGCTTTAACGCCGGCTCCGCGCTGGCCGCCAACCAGACCGCCGCGCTGGCCTTCATGACCACCCTGATCGCTCCCGCCGCCGCGATGCTCACGTGGCTGGGCCTGGAGAGCGTCCGCTCCGGCAAGCCCACCGCCGTCGGCGCCGCCACCGGCCTGGTCGTCGGCCTGGTCGCCATCACCCCGGCGTGCGCCTTCGTCAGCCCGATGGCCTCGGTGCTGGTGGGTGCGCTGGGCGCCGCCGCGAGCTTCGCCGCCGTGCAGTACAAGGCCGCCATGAAGGCCGACGACGCGCTGGACGTGTTCGCGTGCCACGGGGTCGCCGGGATCGTCGGCGCCCTCCTGACCGGCGCGCTGGCCTTCACGACCGGCAGCGGCAAGCCCTGGGGCGAGCAGATGCTCATCCAGATCGCCGGCGTGCTCGCCAGCGTCGTGTGGACCGGCGTGGGCACCTTCGTCCTCCTGAAACTGGTGGGACTGGTCATGCCGCTGCGCGTGCCGGCCAACCAGGAGATCGTGGGGATCGACGTCAGCGCCCACTCCGAGCAGGGCTACTCCGACAGCGAAACCGGCCTGGGCGCTCCCGTCTTCGTCGGCGGCGACTGAGTTCACGCTCCAACTGAGTTCACGCACCACCCGTAACCCAGAACTTCCACGTCCACCTGCCCCCGACTGCATCCCCGGGGGCAGGCTGTTCATGTTGTGTGTGTCTGGCCGTGCATCCTGCCGGCCAGAGGGTCGTTCCTGCGCGCTCCGCCGTGAAAACCTGCTCCTTGTCCGGTGGGTTCTGGACAAATGTGCTCCCGATGACCGACGGCTCGCTACTCTGACTTCATGAAGCTCATCACGGCGGTCGTCCGGCCCGAGCGGGTTCAGCACGTGAAGCAGGCGCTGTTCCAGGCGGGCATCAGCGGCATGACCCTGTCGCGCGTCAGCGGGCATGGCGGCGAGCAGATCGTGGTCGAGCACTACCGCGGCACCCACGTGATGGTCGAGTTCCACGACAAGGTCGAATTCATGATCGCGGTCAGCGACCCCTTCGAGCAGGCCGCCGTCGACGCGATCATGCGCGGCGCGCGCACCGGCGAGGTCGGCGACGGCAAGGTGCTCGTGCAGAGCCTCGAGCGCGTGGTGCGTATCCGCACGGGCGAGGAGGACAACGCCGCCCTGACGCCTGTCAACGAGACCAAACTCACCCCGGACCAACCGTGAAGCGCGTGTGGGCCACGCTGGCGCTTGTGGGCGGCAGCGCCTTCGCCCAGGCCCCGGCCGGCCCGAACGGCGCCGACACCGCCTTCGTGCTGCTGTGCGCCGCGCTGGTGCTGCTGATGACGCCGGGCCTCGCCCTGTTCTACGGCGGCCTGGTGCGCGCCGGCAGCGTCCTGAACACCATGATGATGAGCTTCGCGGCGCTGGGCGTGGCGTCGGTCGCGTGGGTCGCCGTGGGGTACACGCTGGCCTTCGGCCCTGGCGGGAACGCCGTGATCGGCGGCCTGTCGCAGCTCGGGCTCGGCCACATGGCCGGCACCCTGACCGGCACCATTCCCACGCCGCTCTACGCGATCTTCCAGATTCTCTTCGCGGCGATCACCCTGGCCGTCGTGAGCGGCAGCGTCGTGGAGCGCATGCGCTTTCCCGCCTTCGTGGTGTTCGGCCTGCTGTGGATTCTCGTGGTGTACGCGCCCCTGGCCCACTGGGTGTGGAGTCCGGACGGCTGGCTGGCGCGCCTGGGCGTGCTCGACTTCGCCGGCGGCACGGTCGTCGAGGTGACCAGCGGCGTCAGCGGTCTGGTGGCCGCCGCGATGCTCGGCCCGCGCCTGGGCTATCCGCGT belongs to Deinococcus metalli and includes:
- a CDS encoding DUF427 domain-containing protein, which codes for MSRPVPQPLTPGPGQESVWAYPRPPRLERTARRIEIVLGGVTVADTTAAFRVLETSHPPTYYLPKDAFLPGVLSPAPGRSVCEWKGPATYWTLSAGGRVAEAAGWSYERPTPAFRDLAGHVAVYAGRMDECRVDGEVVTPQPGGFYGGWITSDVVGPFKGEPGTLGW
- the pth gene encoding aminoacyl-tRNA hydrolase, with the protein product MKLVVGLGNPGTQYVHTRHNVGWLVVDEVARRAGATWRKEGKDAEVAEVRVGSEKVLLVKPQTFMNTSGRAVAPFVSFYKLEGRDLLAVQDDLDSPFGLLRLRPSGRHGGQNGVRDIIRLLGHEAFPRLKLGISRPPTGWDPADWVLSRWRPEEAATLAQLVRLGADAVAVWASSGLAEAQLQFNGTDLRPKPSTPTSTPADGLDAGSAAGGDKPVS
- a CDS encoding M42 family metallopeptidase, with translation MPTTDLRLDVLMHLSNLPGVPGQEDAVRDFVLGELDGLVDEVRVDALGNVIARRAAREAAAGETVERVMVSAHMDEIGFLVRYIDEQGYLRVQALGGFDPRNLFARTVTVHARGGTLPGILTPGGRPVHVSTPEERKAIPEVRDFVVDLGLDVAEVRRRVRVGDMVTLDQAARQVGALVCGKAMDDRASVFVLLETLRQFAEQRPRHDILAVFSVQEEVGLRGAGVAAYGAQPTIGIGLDVTLAVDTPGARPDEAVTRVGGGIGIKVFDSSMISTRWLVDHFADLAEAQGIPAQLEVLAQGGTDGAAIQRSRAGVPSVTLSVPTRYIHTVVEAVHVDDLRAGVDLLCAYLR
- a CDS encoding DUF4126 domain-containing protein → MELLTGLLSSLGLSGAAGLNAYIPLLLVGLLSRAGVMHLSAPFDLLMNPWVLLGVAVLGALDFVGDKIPGVDHALHVVGGVVNAAAGAVLFASHAGVADVPPSLALVLGVIVAGGVHGARTAVRPVATATTAGLGNPVVSTVEDGTSLLMSVLAVFAPVLAVLLLAVIAVVGYRLWSRLGGRRRAL
- a CDS encoding P-II family nitrogen regulator, which gives rise to MKLITAVIRPERVQQVKEALFQAGISGITLSRVSGHGGEQEVVEHYRGTRVMVEFHDKVEVRMAVSEPFVQAAIDAIVRGARTGEVGDGKIFVQNLDRVVRIRTGEQDNAALTPVTETRLTPA
- a CDS encoding ammonium transporter, whose translation is MIPRFPSGRTLLPLALLLGGVAFAQGTAPKMDTGDTAWMIVASALVLLMTPGLAFFYGGLSRTQSVLNTMMMSVVSIGLVGVLWMLGGYSIAFSAGGNAFFGGLANAGFAGMKDQLSGTIPSYVFAAFQAMFAIIALALISGAVIERMRFGAFVLFGGLWSLLIYSPLAHWVWNADGWLFKLGALDFAGGTVIHIAAGVSGLVAASVLGSRIGFPKTAHVPHNVPFVLLGAGLLWFGWMGFNAGSALAANQTAALAFMTTLIAPAAAMLTWLGLESVRSGKPTAVGAATGLVVGLVAITPACAFVSPMASVLVGALGAAASFAAVQYKAAMKADDALDVFACHGVAGIVGALLTGALAFTTGSGKPWGEQMLIQIAGVLASVVWTGVGTFVLLKLVGLVMPLRVPANQEIVGIDVSAHSEQGYSDSETGLGAPVFVGGD
- a CDS encoding P-II family nitrogen regulator, encoding MKLITAVVRPERVQHVKQALFQAGISGMTLSRVSGHGGEQIVVEHYRGTHVMVEFHDKVEFMIAVSDPFEQAAVDAIMRGARTGEVGDGKVLVQSLERVVRIRTGEEDNAALTPVNETKLTPDQP